In the genome of Eschrichtius robustus isolate mEscRob2 chromosome 12, mEscRob2.pri, whole genome shotgun sequence, one region contains:
- the MRS2 gene encoding magnesium transporter MRS2 homolog, mitochondrial isoform X3 produces the protein MKGWGLAAASSSLQRHGMPAEVGPAPAPRGEVAPAHPVRSGLGLDPRDSLRCRLRPRCPTARKEVGRAAVRAPPAPHGEIHQFRTSDVSQATLASVAPVFTVTKFDKGGKVTSFERKKTDLYQELGLQARDLRFQHLMSITTRNNRIIMRMEYLKAVITPECLLILDYRNLNLEQWLFRELPSQLAGEGQLVTYPLPFEFRAIEALLQYRINTLQGKLSILQPLILETLEALVDPKHSSIDRSKLHILLQNGKSEKSSAGIDHAEEMELLLENYYRLAEDLSNAARELRALIDDSQSIIFINLDSHRNVMMRLNLQLTMGTFSLSLFGLMGVAFGMNLESSLEEDHRVFWLITGIMFMGSGLIWRRLLSFLGRQLEAPLPPLVASLPKKTLQADRRTEMKHSFRPDGLESSRSVLTNR, from the exons ATGAAGGGCTGGGGTCTTGCAGCTGCCTCCTCCTCGCTCCAGCGCCATGGAATGCCTGCGGAGGTTGGCCCAGCTCCTGCCCCGCGCGGTGAGGTTGCCCCGGCGCACCCTGTGCGCTCTGGCCTTGGGCTTGACCCCCGGGACTCGCTCCGTTGCCGCCTGCGGCCGCGCTGCCCAACTGCTCGGAAGGAGGTGGGCCGCGCCGCTGTACGGGCCCCGCCGGCTCCCCACG GTGAAATTCATCAGTTTAGAACTTCTGATGTCTCTCAAGCCACCTTAGCCAGTGTAGCCCCGGTGTTTACTGTG ACAAAATTTGACAAAGGGGGAAAGGTTACTTCTTTTG aaaggaagaaaactgatTTATATCAAGAATTAGGTCTTCAAGCCAGAGATCTGAGGTTTCAGCATTTAATGAGTATCACAACCAGAAACAATAGGATTATCATGAGAATGGAG TATTTGAAAGCTGTGATAACTCCAGAGTGTCTTCTGATACTAGATTATCGTAATTTAAATTTAGAGCAGTGGCTGTTCCGGGAACTCCCTTCACAGTTGGCTGGAGAGGGTCAACttgtcacataccctttaccttTTGAATTTAGAGCTATAGAAGCACTCCTGCAATATCGG ATCAACACTCTTCAGGGGAAACTTAGCATTTTGCAACCACTGATCCTTGAGACATTGGAAGCTTTAGTGGATCCCAAACATTCTTCCATAGACAGAAGCAAACTGCACATCTTACTACAAAATGGCAAAAG TGAAAAGAGCAGTGCTGGGATTGACCATGCAGAAGAGATGGAGTTGCTGTTGGAAAACTACTACCGATTAGCTGAGGATCTTTCCAATGCAGCTCGGGAACTTAGGGCACTGATTGATGATTCACAGAGTATCATATTCATCAACTTGGACAG CCACCGTAATGTGATGATGAGGTTGAACCTACAGTTGACCATGGGAACCTTCTCTCTTTCGCTCTTTGGACTAATGGGAGTTGCTTTTGGAATGAATTTGGAATCTTCCCTTGAGGAG GACCATAGAGTGTTTTGGCTGATCACAGGAATTATGTTTATGGGAAGTGGCCTCATCTGGAGGCGCTTGCTGTCATTCCTTGGACGACAGCTAGAAGCTCCTTTGCCTCCTCTG GTGGCCTCTTTACCTAAGAAGACACTGCAGGCAGATAGAAGGACGGAAATGAAACACAGCTTCAGGCCGGATGGACTTGAATCAAGCAGGAGTGTCCTAACAAACCGTTAG
- the MRS2 gene encoding magnesium transporter MRS2 homolog, mitochondrial isoform X2: MECLRRLAQLLPRAVRLPRRTLCALALGLTPGTRSVAACGRAAQLLGRRWAAPLYGPRRLPTAGEIHQFRTSDVSQATLASVAPVFTVTKFDKGGKVTSFERKKTDLYQELGLQARDLRFQHLMSITTRNNRIIMRMEYLKAVITPECLLILDYRNLNLEQWLFRELPSQLAGEGQLVTYPLPFEFRAIEALLQYRINTLQGKLSILQPLILETLEALVDPKHSSIDRSKLHILLQNGKSLSELETDIKIFKESILEILDEEELLEELCLTKWSDPQVFEKSSAGIDHAEEMELLLENYYRLAEDLSNAARELRALIDDSQSIIFINLDSHRNVMMRLNLQLTMGTFSLSLFGLMGVAFGMNLESSLEEDHRVFWLITGIMFMGSGLIWRRLLSFLGRQLEAPLPPLVASLPKKTLQADRRTEMKHSFRPDGLESSRSVLTNR, encoded by the exons ATGGAATGCCTGCGGAGGTTGGCCCAGCTCCTGCCCCGCGCGGTGAGGTTGCCCCGGCGCACCCTGTGCGCTCTGGCCTTGGGCTTGACCCCCGGGACTCGCTCCGTTGCCGCCTGCGGCCGCGCTGCCCAACTGCTCGGAAGGAGGTGGGCCGCGCCGCTGTACGGGCCCCGCCGGCTCCCCACGGCAG GTGAAATTCATCAGTTTAGAACTTCTGATGTCTCTCAAGCCACCTTAGCCAGTGTAGCCCCGGTGTTTACTGTG ACAAAATTTGACAAAGGGGGAAAGGTTACTTCTTTTG aaaggaagaaaactgatTTATATCAAGAATTAGGTCTTCAAGCCAGAGATCTGAGGTTTCAGCATTTAATGAGTATCACAACCAGAAACAATAGGATTATCATGAGAATGGAG TATTTGAAAGCTGTGATAACTCCAGAGTGTCTTCTGATACTAGATTATCGTAATTTAAATTTAGAGCAGTGGCTGTTCCGGGAACTCCCTTCACAGTTGGCTGGAGAGGGTCAACttgtcacataccctttaccttTTGAATTTAGAGCTATAGAAGCACTCCTGCAATATCGG ATCAACACTCTTCAGGGGAAACTTAGCATTTTGCAACCACTGATCCTTGAGACATTGGAAGCTTTAGTGGATCCCAAACATTCTTCCATAGACAGAAGCAAACTGCACATCTTACTACAAAATGGCAAAAG CCTGTCAGAGTTAGAAACAGATATTAAAATCTTCAAAGAGTCCATTTTGGAGATCTTGGATGAAGAAGAGTTGCTGGAAGAGCTCTGTCTGACAAAGTGGAGTGACCCACAAGTCTT TGAAAAGAGCAGTGCTGGGATTGACCATGCAGAAGAGATGGAGTTGCTGTTGGAAAACTACTACCGATTAGCTGAGGATCTTTCCAATGCAGCTCGGGAACTTAGGGCACTGATTGATGATTCACAGAGTATCATATTCATCAACTTGGACAG CCACCGTAATGTGATGATGAGGTTGAACCTACAGTTGACCATGGGAACCTTCTCTCTTTCGCTCTTTGGACTAATGGGAGTTGCTTTTGGAATGAATTTGGAATCTTCCCTTGAGGAG GACCATAGAGTGTTTTGGCTGATCACAGGAATTATGTTTATGGGAAGTGGCCTCATCTGGAGGCGCTTGCTGTCATTCCTTGGACGACAGCTAGAAGCTCCTTTGCCTCCTCTG GTGGCCTCTTTACCTAAGAAGACACTGCAGGCAGATAGAAGGACGGAAATGAAACACAGCTTCAGGCCGGATGGACTTGAATCAAGCAGGAGTGTCCTAACAAACCGTTAG
- the MRS2 gene encoding magnesium transporter MRS2 homolog, mitochondrial isoform X1, which produces MKGWGLAAASSSLQRHGMPAEVGPAPAPRGEVAPAHPVRSGLGLDPRDSLRCRLRPRCPTARKEVGRAAVRAPPAPHGEIHQFRTSDVSQATLASVAPVFTVTKFDKGGKVTSFERKKTDLYQELGLQARDLRFQHLMSITTRNNRIIMRMEYLKAVITPECLLILDYRNLNLEQWLFRELPSQLAGEGQLVTYPLPFEFRAIEALLQYRINTLQGKLSILQPLILETLEALVDPKHSSIDRSKLHILLQNGKSLSELETDIKIFKESILEILDEEELLEELCLTKWSDPQVFEKSSAGIDHAEEMELLLENYYRLAEDLSNAARELRALIDDSQSIIFINLDSHRNVMMRLNLQLTMGTFSLSLFGLMGVAFGMNLESSLEEDHRVFWLITGIMFMGSGLIWRRLLSFLGRQLEAPLPPLVASLPKKTLQADRRTEMKHSFRPDGLESSRSVLTNR; this is translated from the exons ATGAAGGGCTGGGGTCTTGCAGCTGCCTCCTCCTCGCTCCAGCGCCATGGAATGCCTGCGGAGGTTGGCCCAGCTCCTGCCCCGCGCGGTGAGGTTGCCCCGGCGCACCCTGTGCGCTCTGGCCTTGGGCTTGACCCCCGGGACTCGCTCCGTTGCCGCCTGCGGCCGCGCTGCCCAACTGCTCGGAAGGAGGTGGGCCGCGCCGCTGTACGGGCCCCGCCGGCTCCCCACG GTGAAATTCATCAGTTTAGAACTTCTGATGTCTCTCAAGCCACCTTAGCCAGTGTAGCCCCGGTGTTTACTGTG ACAAAATTTGACAAAGGGGGAAAGGTTACTTCTTTTG aaaggaagaaaactgatTTATATCAAGAATTAGGTCTTCAAGCCAGAGATCTGAGGTTTCAGCATTTAATGAGTATCACAACCAGAAACAATAGGATTATCATGAGAATGGAG TATTTGAAAGCTGTGATAACTCCAGAGTGTCTTCTGATACTAGATTATCGTAATTTAAATTTAGAGCAGTGGCTGTTCCGGGAACTCCCTTCACAGTTGGCTGGAGAGGGTCAACttgtcacataccctttaccttTTGAATTTAGAGCTATAGAAGCACTCCTGCAATATCGG ATCAACACTCTTCAGGGGAAACTTAGCATTTTGCAACCACTGATCCTTGAGACATTGGAAGCTTTAGTGGATCCCAAACATTCTTCCATAGACAGAAGCAAACTGCACATCTTACTACAAAATGGCAAAAG CCTGTCAGAGTTAGAAACAGATATTAAAATCTTCAAAGAGTCCATTTTGGAGATCTTGGATGAAGAAGAGTTGCTGGAAGAGCTCTGTCTGACAAAGTGGAGTGACCCACAAGTCTT TGAAAAGAGCAGTGCTGGGATTGACCATGCAGAAGAGATGGAGTTGCTGTTGGAAAACTACTACCGATTAGCTGAGGATCTTTCCAATGCAGCTCGGGAACTTAGGGCACTGATTGATGATTCACAGAGTATCATATTCATCAACTTGGACAG CCACCGTAATGTGATGATGAGGTTGAACCTACAGTTGACCATGGGAACCTTCTCTCTTTCGCTCTTTGGACTAATGGGAGTTGCTTTTGGAATGAATTTGGAATCTTCCCTTGAGGAG GACCATAGAGTGTTTTGGCTGATCACAGGAATTATGTTTATGGGAAGTGGCCTCATCTGGAGGCGCTTGCTGTCATTCCTTGGACGACAGCTAGAAGCTCCTTTGCCTCCTCTG GTGGCCTCTTTACCTAAGAAGACACTGCAGGCAGATAGAAGGACGGAAATGAAACACAGCTTCAGGCCGGATGGACTTGAATCAAGCAGGAGTGTCCTAACAAACCGTTAG